In the Syngnathus scovelli strain Florida chromosome 8, RoL_Ssco_1.2, whole genome shotgun sequence genome, one interval contains:
- the cobll1b gene encoding cordon-bleu protein-like 1b isoform X1, producing MDVEKRHEKHLDLCPVNFVKPMSLVMDDHLSQPHRRGSPKRVSTKSKAPSPPGLKNLDSSDFSQWYPGNASFTMDHKEKLVDKDLSLVVVLPDGAEKMTTVHGSKPLMDLLVTLCATYHLNPSSYTLELITAGRRNVKLKPSALIGTLDVEKICLKPKGDDKNKKTGPQKPEVTVRMVINYKKTQKAILRVNPQTPLTELLPAICEKCEFAEETTILLRDVQSLAPLDLSGSLNDYAIRELYARDTRGHSDSPACPASPTHSVAVMPGKDKNQKEKENKGLFSKFRKSKKTAAQATTVSAPASPVLVIKPRPLSMALPGGYCSPPLMSPTSPVGDAPKKRRAPEPPIVVSQSCHADLSARQSLSSEPTTPVDCEVSGLSRGSSAESSLKRTKRKAPQPPTPPSSAVPETEPPQENVQESAGTKTLEEIMEETSAAASEIQREDLIVSCGDDQFCDLSSDGNQSQSPANDLVSIQTDERTPASTDSYQLEEMALCQLESEFGHPSSDVTSDLQSCLQNPEESQAASVHGDVAAPQEASLRSEASATSRPAGEDAQVQTDFPAPPEPPPQQQVCADDQVPPPAKEPGLESTEGEKKDIATSTNEQLHADLKCSQATEMCQTLAASDAALHPELKPKPSNELTRNYIPKVGMTTYTVVPPKSNEKLRYFEVALTLEVPPVATDDVGEHSNYPGDQILSSTTSTAANTVNGCLAEATHASSPSSSPKADDGFPSTPARSPGEDKATKIPPATKPKPGSFRLSQHKRPPGYYVTSAAEKSPGACSSPGHTGDQVDRAMLPPPPPAPPVQGDTDALAARVTRQSSLPAKEPGYGLSLEKLRTFAAPRPFTPSTPSRFAQAVSSAVKRSHSLSHSPKSHSSAAAHCSPAANRYSLIEQNVGGKFKANEVVNDKSSPPDVKGQPTSPSELVQIDGRTDSPLSVPYDKI from the exons GGTGTCGACCAAGAGCAAAGCCCCATCCCCACCGGGACTGAAGAATTTGGATTCCTCTGATTTCTCGCAGTGGTATCCAGGAAACGCTTCTTTCACCATGGACCACAAGGAGAAGCTCGTCGATAAAGATCTCtctctggtagttgttttgcccGACGGTGCGGAAAAGATGACCACAGTACATGggag CAAGCCGCTAATGGATCTGTTAGTGACTCTGTGTGCGACGTATCACCTCAACCCATCAAGTTACACCTTGGAACTGATCACGGCCGGCCGGCGCAACGTCAAACTCAAGCCCAGCGCTCTCATCGGAACCTTGGACGTGGAGAAGATCTGCCTTAAACCTAAAGGAGATGATAAAAATAAGAAGACTGGTCCTCAAAAGCCTGAG GTCACTGTTCGCATGGTGATAAACTACAAGAAGACCCAGAAAGCAATTTTACGAGTCAACCCTCAGACCCCCTTGACTGAACTTTTACCGGCAATCTGTGAGAAATGTGAATTTGCAGAGGAGACAACCATTTTGTTGAGGGATGTGCAATCATTGGCCCCTTTGGACTTGTCCGGCTCCCTAAACGATTATGCAATCAGGGAGCTTTACGCAAGAGATACAAGAG GACACTCCGACTCTCCCGCGTGTCCAGCCTCACCCACACATTCAG TTGCGGTGATGCCCGGAAAGGACAAAAatcagaaagaaaaagaaaacaagggcCTCTTCAGCAAGTttagaaaaagcaaaaaaactgCTGCGCAG GCCACGACGGTCAGTGCCCCGGCTTCCCCGGTTCTGGTGATCAAGCCTCGACCGCTCAGCATGGCTTTGCCCGGCGGCTACTGCTCGCCTCCGCTGATGTCTCCCACCTCGCCTGTCGGCGATGCACCCAAGAAGAGACGGGCGCCTGAGCCCCCCATCGTCGTGTCGCAAAGCTGCCACGCAGACCTCAGCGCCCGCCAGAGCCTCTCCTCCGAGCCAACCACCCCAGTCGACTGTGAG GTTTCTGGATTAAGTCGCGGCTCATCTGCAGAGTCTTCACTGAAGAGAACCAAGCGCAAGGCTCCACAACCGCCAACACCCCCAAGCAGCGCTGTCCCGGAAACGGAGCCTCCTCAAGAAAACGTGCAAG AGTCTGCAGGCACCAAAACACTGGAGGAGATCATGGAGGAGACCTCAGCAGCTGCCAGCGAGATCCAGAGAGAAGACCTCATTGTCAGCTGTGGGGATGATCAGTTTTGTGATCTATCCTCAGATGGCAA TCAGTCACAGAGCCCCGCGAATGATTTGGTTAGTATTCAGACCGATGAGAGGACGCCGGCTAGCACAGATTCCTATCAACTGGAGG AGATGGCCTTGTGTCAACTTGAAAGTGAATTTGGTCACCCCTCCAGTGATGTAACAAGTGACCTCCAGTCGTGCCTGCAAAATCCAGAAGAGAGCCAGGCTGCCTCTGTTCACGGAGACGTTGCCGCCCCCCAGGAGGCGTCGCTTCGCTCGGAGGCGAGCGCCACGTCCCGTCCCGCTGGGGAGGACGCTCAAGTGCAAACCGATTTCCCAGCTCCCCCTGAGCCGCCGCCTCAGCAACAGGTGTGCGCGGATGATCAAGTTCCGCCCCCCGCCAAGGAACCTGGTTTGGAATCTACGGAAGGCGAGAAGAAGGATATCGCCACTTCAACGAATGAGCAGCTACACGCCGACCTCAAATGTAGCCAAGCCACAGAGATGTGCCAAACTCTGGCCGCGTCCGACGCCGCCTTGCATCCTGAGCTGAAGCCGAAGCCTTCCAACGAGTTAACCAGAAATTACATCCCCAAGGTGGGGATGACGACATACACCGTGGTGCCTCCGAAATCCAACGAGAAGCTGAGATATTTTGAAGTGGCGTTGACACTGGAGGTGCCCCCCGTTGCCACGGACGACGTTGGCGAGCACTCAAATTACCCCGGGGACCAAATACTGAGCAGCACTACTAGTACCGCAGCAAACACTGTCAACGGATGCCTCGCTGAAGCCACTCATGCCTCATCGCCAAGCAGCTCGCCGAAAGCAGATGACGGGTTCCCCTCCACTCCAGCACGTTCGCCAGGAGAGGACAAGGCGACTAAAATTCCGCCCGCTACGAAACCAAAGCCGGGATCTTTCCGCTTGTCGCAGCACAAAAGGCCACCGGGGTATTATGTAACGTCAGCAGCGGAGAAGAGCCCGGGTGCCTGTTCCTCTCCTGGCCACACGGGGGACCAAGTCGACCGAGCAATGTTGCCACCGCCTCCTCCTGCCCCTCCCGTGCAGGGGGACACCGACGCGCTCGCTGCGCGTGTGACAAGGCAGAGCAGCCTGCCGGCTAAAGAACCCGGCTACGGCCTAAGCTTGGAGAAGCTGAGGACCTTTGCGGCCCCCCGGCCTTTTACCCCCTCCACACCGTCCCGCTTCGCCCAGGCCGTGTCGTCGGCCGTGAAGCGCAGCCACTCGCTGTCCCACAGCCCCAAATCACACAGCTCGGCGGCCGCACACTGTTCTCCTGCTGCAAATCGCTACTCGCTCATCGAGCAAAATGTCGGCGGGAAATTCAAG GCCAATGAGGTGGTGAACGATAAAAGTTCCCCGCCAGATGTCAAAGGTCAACCGACGTCGCCGAGTGAGCTGGTGCAGATAGATGGCAGGACAGACTCACCGCTATCAGTGCCTTATGACAAAATCTGA
- the cobll1b gene encoding cordon-bleu protein-like 1b isoform X2 gives MDVEKRHEKHLDLWVSTKSKAPSPPGLKNLDSSDFSQWYPGNASFTMDHKEKLVDKDLSLVVVLPDGAEKMTTVHGSKPLMDLLVTLCATYHLNPSSYTLELITAGRRNVKLKPSALIGTLDVEKICLKPKGDDKNKKTGPQKPEVTVRMVINYKKTQKAILRVNPQTPLTELLPAICEKCEFAEETTILLRDVQSLAPLDLSGSLNDYAIRELYARDTRGHSDSPACPASPTHSVAVMPGKDKNQKEKENKGLFSKFRKSKKTAAQATTVSAPASPVLVIKPRPLSMALPGGYCSPPLMSPTSPVGDAPKKRRAPEPPIVVSQSCHADLSARQSLSSEPTTPVDCEVSGLSRGSSAESSLKRTKRKAPQPPTPPSSAVPETEPPQENVQESAGTKTLEEIMEETSAAASEIQREDLIVSCGDDQFCDLSSDGNQSQSPANDLVSIQTDERTPASTDSYQLEEMALCQLESEFGHPSSDVTSDLQSCLQNPEESQAASVHGDVAAPQEASLRSEASATSRPAGEDAQVQTDFPAPPEPPPQQQVCADDQVPPPAKEPGLESTEGEKKDIATSTNEQLHADLKCSQATEMCQTLAASDAALHPELKPKPSNELTRNYIPKVGMTTYTVVPPKSNEKLRYFEVALTLEVPPVATDDVGEHSNYPGDQILSSTTSTAANTVNGCLAEATHASSPSSSPKADDGFPSTPARSPGEDKATKIPPATKPKPGSFRLSQHKRPPGYYVTSAAEKSPGACSSPGHTGDQVDRAMLPPPPPAPPVQGDTDALAARVTRQSSLPAKEPGYGLSLEKLRTFAAPRPFTPSTPSRFAQAVSSAVKRSHSLSHSPKSHSSAAAHCSPAANRYSLIEQNVGGKFKANEVVNDKSSPPDVKGQPTSPSELVQIDGRTDSPLSVPYDKI, from the exons GGTGTCGACCAAGAGCAAAGCCCCATCCCCACCGGGACTGAAGAATTTGGATTCCTCTGATTTCTCGCAGTGGTATCCAGGAAACGCTTCTTTCACCATGGACCACAAGGAGAAGCTCGTCGATAAAGATCTCtctctggtagttgttttgcccGACGGTGCGGAAAAGATGACCACAGTACATGggag CAAGCCGCTAATGGATCTGTTAGTGACTCTGTGTGCGACGTATCACCTCAACCCATCAAGTTACACCTTGGAACTGATCACGGCCGGCCGGCGCAACGTCAAACTCAAGCCCAGCGCTCTCATCGGAACCTTGGACGTGGAGAAGATCTGCCTTAAACCTAAAGGAGATGATAAAAATAAGAAGACTGGTCCTCAAAAGCCTGAG GTCACTGTTCGCATGGTGATAAACTACAAGAAGACCCAGAAAGCAATTTTACGAGTCAACCCTCAGACCCCCTTGACTGAACTTTTACCGGCAATCTGTGAGAAATGTGAATTTGCAGAGGAGACAACCATTTTGTTGAGGGATGTGCAATCATTGGCCCCTTTGGACTTGTCCGGCTCCCTAAACGATTATGCAATCAGGGAGCTTTACGCAAGAGATACAAGAG GACACTCCGACTCTCCCGCGTGTCCAGCCTCACCCACACATTCAG TTGCGGTGATGCCCGGAAAGGACAAAAatcagaaagaaaaagaaaacaagggcCTCTTCAGCAAGTttagaaaaagcaaaaaaactgCTGCGCAG GCCACGACGGTCAGTGCCCCGGCTTCCCCGGTTCTGGTGATCAAGCCTCGACCGCTCAGCATGGCTTTGCCCGGCGGCTACTGCTCGCCTCCGCTGATGTCTCCCACCTCGCCTGTCGGCGATGCACCCAAGAAGAGACGGGCGCCTGAGCCCCCCATCGTCGTGTCGCAAAGCTGCCACGCAGACCTCAGCGCCCGCCAGAGCCTCTCCTCCGAGCCAACCACCCCAGTCGACTGTGAG GTTTCTGGATTAAGTCGCGGCTCATCTGCAGAGTCTTCACTGAAGAGAACCAAGCGCAAGGCTCCACAACCGCCAACACCCCCAAGCAGCGCTGTCCCGGAAACGGAGCCTCCTCAAGAAAACGTGCAAG AGTCTGCAGGCACCAAAACACTGGAGGAGATCATGGAGGAGACCTCAGCAGCTGCCAGCGAGATCCAGAGAGAAGACCTCATTGTCAGCTGTGGGGATGATCAGTTTTGTGATCTATCCTCAGATGGCAA TCAGTCACAGAGCCCCGCGAATGATTTGGTTAGTATTCAGACCGATGAGAGGACGCCGGCTAGCACAGATTCCTATCAACTGGAGG AGATGGCCTTGTGTCAACTTGAAAGTGAATTTGGTCACCCCTCCAGTGATGTAACAAGTGACCTCCAGTCGTGCCTGCAAAATCCAGAAGAGAGCCAGGCTGCCTCTGTTCACGGAGACGTTGCCGCCCCCCAGGAGGCGTCGCTTCGCTCGGAGGCGAGCGCCACGTCCCGTCCCGCTGGGGAGGACGCTCAAGTGCAAACCGATTTCCCAGCTCCCCCTGAGCCGCCGCCTCAGCAACAGGTGTGCGCGGATGATCAAGTTCCGCCCCCCGCCAAGGAACCTGGTTTGGAATCTACGGAAGGCGAGAAGAAGGATATCGCCACTTCAACGAATGAGCAGCTACACGCCGACCTCAAATGTAGCCAAGCCACAGAGATGTGCCAAACTCTGGCCGCGTCCGACGCCGCCTTGCATCCTGAGCTGAAGCCGAAGCCTTCCAACGAGTTAACCAGAAATTACATCCCCAAGGTGGGGATGACGACATACACCGTGGTGCCTCCGAAATCCAACGAGAAGCTGAGATATTTTGAAGTGGCGTTGACACTGGAGGTGCCCCCCGTTGCCACGGACGACGTTGGCGAGCACTCAAATTACCCCGGGGACCAAATACTGAGCAGCACTACTAGTACCGCAGCAAACACTGTCAACGGATGCCTCGCTGAAGCCACTCATGCCTCATCGCCAAGCAGCTCGCCGAAAGCAGATGACGGGTTCCCCTCCACTCCAGCACGTTCGCCAGGAGAGGACAAGGCGACTAAAATTCCGCCCGCTACGAAACCAAAGCCGGGATCTTTCCGCTTGTCGCAGCACAAAAGGCCACCGGGGTATTATGTAACGTCAGCAGCGGAGAAGAGCCCGGGTGCCTGTTCCTCTCCTGGCCACACGGGGGACCAAGTCGACCGAGCAATGTTGCCACCGCCTCCTCCTGCCCCTCCCGTGCAGGGGGACACCGACGCGCTCGCTGCGCGTGTGACAAGGCAGAGCAGCCTGCCGGCTAAAGAACCCGGCTACGGCCTAAGCTTGGAGAAGCTGAGGACCTTTGCGGCCCCCCGGCCTTTTACCCCCTCCACACCGTCCCGCTTCGCCCAGGCCGTGTCGTCGGCCGTGAAGCGCAGCCACTCGCTGTCCCACAGCCCCAAATCACACAGCTCGGCGGCCGCACACTGTTCTCCTGCTGCAAATCGCTACTCGCTCATCGAGCAAAATGTCGGCGGGAAATTCAAG GCCAATGAGGTGGTGAACGATAAAAGTTCCCCGCCAGATGTCAAAGGTCAACCGACGTCGCCGAGTGAGCTGGTGCAGATAGATGGCAGGACAGACTCACCGCTATCAGTGCCTTATGACAAAATCTGA
- the cobll1b gene encoding cordon-bleu protein-like 1b isoform X3, translating into MDHKEKLVDKDLSLVVVLPDGAEKMTTVHGSKPLMDLLVTLCATYHLNPSSYTLELITAGRRNVKLKPSALIGTLDVEKICLKPKGDDKNKKTGPQKPEVTVRMVINYKKTQKAILRVNPQTPLTELLPAICEKCEFAEETTILLRDVQSLAPLDLSGSLNDYAIRELYARDTRGHSDSPACPASPTHSVAVMPGKDKNQKEKENKGLFSKFRKSKKTAAQATTVSAPASPVLVIKPRPLSMALPGGYCSPPLMSPTSPVGDAPKKRRAPEPPIVVSQSCHADLSARQSLSSEPTTPVDCEVSGLSRGSSAESSLKRTKRKAPQPPTPPSSAVPETEPPQENVQESAGTKTLEEIMEETSAAASEIQREDLIVSCGDDQFCDLSSDGNQSQSPANDLVSIQTDERTPASTDSYQLEEMALCQLESEFGHPSSDVTSDLQSCLQNPEESQAASVHGDVAAPQEASLRSEASATSRPAGEDAQVQTDFPAPPEPPPQQQVCADDQVPPPAKEPGLESTEGEKKDIATSTNEQLHADLKCSQATEMCQTLAASDAALHPELKPKPSNELTRNYIPKVGMTTYTVVPPKSNEKLRYFEVALTLEVPPVATDDVGEHSNYPGDQILSSTTSTAANTVNGCLAEATHASSPSSSPKADDGFPSTPARSPGEDKATKIPPATKPKPGSFRLSQHKRPPGYYVTSAAEKSPGACSSPGHTGDQVDRAMLPPPPPAPPVQGDTDALAARVTRQSSLPAKEPGYGLSLEKLRTFAAPRPFTPSTPSRFAQAVSSAVKRSHSLSHSPKSHSSAAAHCSPAANRYSLIEQNVGGKFKANEVVNDKSSPPDVKGQPTSPSELVQIDGRTDSPLSVPYDKI; encoded by the exons ATGGACCACAAGGAGAAGCTCGTCGATAAAGATCTCtctctggtagttgttttgcccGACGGTGCGGAAAAGATGACCACAGTACATGggag CAAGCCGCTAATGGATCTGTTAGTGACTCTGTGTGCGACGTATCACCTCAACCCATCAAGTTACACCTTGGAACTGATCACGGCCGGCCGGCGCAACGTCAAACTCAAGCCCAGCGCTCTCATCGGAACCTTGGACGTGGAGAAGATCTGCCTTAAACCTAAAGGAGATGATAAAAATAAGAAGACTGGTCCTCAAAAGCCTGAG GTCACTGTTCGCATGGTGATAAACTACAAGAAGACCCAGAAAGCAATTTTACGAGTCAACCCTCAGACCCCCTTGACTGAACTTTTACCGGCAATCTGTGAGAAATGTGAATTTGCAGAGGAGACAACCATTTTGTTGAGGGATGTGCAATCATTGGCCCCTTTGGACTTGTCCGGCTCCCTAAACGATTATGCAATCAGGGAGCTTTACGCAAGAGATACAAGAG GACACTCCGACTCTCCCGCGTGTCCAGCCTCACCCACACATTCAG TTGCGGTGATGCCCGGAAAGGACAAAAatcagaaagaaaaagaaaacaagggcCTCTTCAGCAAGTttagaaaaagcaaaaaaactgCTGCGCAG GCCACGACGGTCAGTGCCCCGGCTTCCCCGGTTCTGGTGATCAAGCCTCGACCGCTCAGCATGGCTTTGCCCGGCGGCTACTGCTCGCCTCCGCTGATGTCTCCCACCTCGCCTGTCGGCGATGCACCCAAGAAGAGACGGGCGCCTGAGCCCCCCATCGTCGTGTCGCAAAGCTGCCACGCAGACCTCAGCGCCCGCCAGAGCCTCTCCTCCGAGCCAACCACCCCAGTCGACTGTGAG GTTTCTGGATTAAGTCGCGGCTCATCTGCAGAGTCTTCACTGAAGAGAACCAAGCGCAAGGCTCCACAACCGCCAACACCCCCAAGCAGCGCTGTCCCGGAAACGGAGCCTCCTCAAGAAAACGTGCAAG AGTCTGCAGGCACCAAAACACTGGAGGAGATCATGGAGGAGACCTCAGCAGCTGCCAGCGAGATCCAGAGAGAAGACCTCATTGTCAGCTGTGGGGATGATCAGTTTTGTGATCTATCCTCAGATGGCAA TCAGTCACAGAGCCCCGCGAATGATTTGGTTAGTATTCAGACCGATGAGAGGACGCCGGCTAGCACAGATTCCTATCAACTGGAGG AGATGGCCTTGTGTCAACTTGAAAGTGAATTTGGTCACCCCTCCAGTGATGTAACAAGTGACCTCCAGTCGTGCCTGCAAAATCCAGAAGAGAGCCAGGCTGCCTCTGTTCACGGAGACGTTGCCGCCCCCCAGGAGGCGTCGCTTCGCTCGGAGGCGAGCGCCACGTCCCGTCCCGCTGGGGAGGACGCTCAAGTGCAAACCGATTTCCCAGCTCCCCCTGAGCCGCCGCCTCAGCAACAGGTGTGCGCGGATGATCAAGTTCCGCCCCCCGCCAAGGAACCTGGTTTGGAATCTACGGAAGGCGAGAAGAAGGATATCGCCACTTCAACGAATGAGCAGCTACACGCCGACCTCAAATGTAGCCAAGCCACAGAGATGTGCCAAACTCTGGCCGCGTCCGACGCCGCCTTGCATCCTGAGCTGAAGCCGAAGCCTTCCAACGAGTTAACCAGAAATTACATCCCCAAGGTGGGGATGACGACATACACCGTGGTGCCTCCGAAATCCAACGAGAAGCTGAGATATTTTGAAGTGGCGTTGACACTGGAGGTGCCCCCCGTTGCCACGGACGACGTTGGCGAGCACTCAAATTACCCCGGGGACCAAATACTGAGCAGCACTACTAGTACCGCAGCAAACACTGTCAACGGATGCCTCGCTGAAGCCACTCATGCCTCATCGCCAAGCAGCTCGCCGAAAGCAGATGACGGGTTCCCCTCCACTCCAGCACGTTCGCCAGGAGAGGACAAGGCGACTAAAATTCCGCCCGCTACGAAACCAAAGCCGGGATCTTTCCGCTTGTCGCAGCACAAAAGGCCACCGGGGTATTATGTAACGTCAGCAGCGGAGAAGAGCCCGGGTGCCTGTTCCTCTCCTGGCCACACGGGGGACCAAGTCGACCGAGCAATGTTGCCACCGCCTCCTCCTGCCCCTCCCGTGCAGGGGGACACCGACGCGCTCGCTGCGCGTGTGACAAGGCAGAGCAGCCTGCCGGCTAAAGAACCCGGCTACGGCCTAAGCTTGGAGAAGCTGAGGACCTTTGCGGCCCCCCGGCCTTTTACCCCCTCCACACCGTCCCGCTTCGCCCAGGCCGTGTCGTCGGCCGTGAAGCGCAGCCACTCGCTGTCCCACAGCCCCAAATCACACAGCTCGGCGGCCGCACACTGTTCTCCTGCTGCAAATCGCTACTCGCTCATCGAGCAAAATGTCGGCGGGAAATTCAAG GCCAATGAGGTGGTGAACGATAAAAGTTCCCCGCCAGATGTCAAAGGTCAACCGACGTCGCCGAGTGAGCTGGTGCAGATAGATGGCAGGACAGACTCACCGCTATCAGTGCCTTATGACAAAATCTGA